A DNA window from Solanum lycopersicum chromosome 3, SLM_r2.1 contains the following coding sequences:
- the LOC101251552 gene encoding tubulin beta-1 chain yields the protein MREILHIQGGQCGNQIGAKFWEVVCAEHGIDSTGRYKGESDLQLERVNVYYNEASCGRFVPRAVLMDLEPGTMDSVRSGPYGQIFRPDNFVFGQSGAGNNWAKGHYTEGAELIDSVMDVVRKEAENSDCLQGFQVCHSLGGGTGSGMGTLLISKIREEYPDRMMLTFSVFPSPKVSDTVVEPYNATLSVHQLVENADECMVLDNEALYDICFRTLKLTTPSFGDLNHLISATMSGVTCCLRFPGQLNSDLRKLAVNLIPFPRLHFFMVGFAPLTSRGSQQYRALTVPELTQQMWDSKNMMCAADPRHGRYLTASAMFRGKMSTKEVDEQMINVQNKNSSYFVEWIPNNVKSTVCDIPPTGLKMASTFIGNSTSIQEMFRRVSEQFTAMFRRKAFLHWYTGEGMDEMEFTEAESNMNDLVSEYQQYQDASAEEEGYDYEDEEGQEA from the exons ATGCGTGAGATTTTGCACATTCAGGGAGGCCAATGTGGGAACCAGATCGGAGCTAAGTTCTGGGAGGTTGTGTGTGCCGAGCACGGCATTGATTCCACCGGAAGGTACAAAGGGGAGAGTGACCTTCAATTGGAGCGCGTCAATGTCTACTACAACGAGGCAAGTTGTGGAAGGTTCGTTCCACGCGCCGTCCTCATGGACTTGGAGCCGGGAACCATGGATAGCGTTAGATCAGGTCCTTATGGTCAGATATTCCGGCCGGATAACTTCGTCTTTGGTCAGTCTGGTGCTGGTAATAACTGGGCCAAAGGACACTATACTGAAGGAGCGGAACTTATCGACTCGGTTATGGATGTTGTAAGGAAGGAGGCTGAGAACAGTGATTGCTTACAAG GTTTTCAGGTTTGTCACTCTTTGGGAGGTGGAACTGGATCAGGAATGGGAACTCTCCTCATATCTAAGATCAGAGAAGAGTACCCAGACAGAATGATGCTTACTTTCTCTGTGTTCCCTTCCCCAAAAGTTTCTGACACTGTTGTTGAGCCCTATAATGCTACTCTCTCTGTTCACCAGCTTGTTGAGAATGCAGATGAGTGCATGGTTTTAGACAATGAAGCTCTTTATGACATTTGCTTCCGAACTCTCAAACTAACTACACCAAGCT TTGGAGATCTTAATCATTTGATTTCTGCCACTATGAGTGGTGTGACTTGCTGTCTCCGGTTCCCTGGTCAGCTCAATTCTGATCTCCGCAAGCTTGCTGTCAACCTCATCCCATTTCCTCGGCTGCATTTCTTCATGGTTGGATTTGCTCCTCTCACTTCTCGTGGGTCACAGCAATACAGAGCCCTGACCGTTCCTGAGCTCACTCAACAGATGTGGGATTCAAAGAACATGATGTGTGCTGCTGATCCTCGTCATGGTCGTTATTTGACTGCTTCAGCCATGTTCCGGGGGAAAATGAGCACCAAGGAAGTTGATGAGCAAATGATTAATGTGCAGAACAAGAACTCTTCCTATTTTGTGGAGTGGATTCCTAACAATGTGAAGTCTACTGTCTGTGACATCCCTCCAACTGGACTGAAGATGGCCTCAACTTTTATTGGCAATTCCACCTCAATTCAGGAGATGTTCCGTAGGGTCAGTGAGCAGTTTACAGCAATGTTTCGAAGAAAGGCTTTCTTGCACTGGTACACTGGAGAAGGTATGGATGAGATGGAGTTTACAGAGGCTGAAAGCAACATGAACGATCTAGTTTCTGAGTACCAACAATATCAAGATGCATCAGCTGAGGAGGAAGGTTATGACTACGAAGATGAAGAAGGTCAAGAAGCTTAA
- the LOC104646149 gene encoding actin-depolymerizing factor 12 — translation MANAVSGTAVQDECKLKFLELKAKRNYRFIIFKIDGQEVVVEKLGSPEESYDNFTNSLPPDECRYAVFDFDFTTNENIQKSKIFFIAWSPESSTVRMKMVYASSKDRFKRELDGIQVELQATEPSEMSLDLIKSRAY, via the exons atg GCAAATGCTGTGTCTGGAACGGCAGTACAAGATGAATGTAAGCTAAAATTCTTAGAACTAAAAGCAAAGAGAAACTACAGGTTCATTATCTTCAAGATTGATGGTCAGGAAGTGGTGGTAGAGAAACTTGGAAGTCCAGAAGAAAGCTACGACAATTTCACTAACTCTCTCCCTCCCGATGAATGTCGTTATGCTGTCTTTGATTTCGACTTCACAACTAATGAAAATATACAGAAGAGCAAGATTTTCTTTATTGCCTG GTCACCTGAATCATCAACAGTGAGGATGAAGATGGTGTACGCGAGCTCAAAGGACAGATTCAAGAGAGAACTAGATGGAATTCAAGTCGAATTGCAAGCAACTGAACCTAGTGAAATGAGCTTAGATCTTATTAAATCGCGAGCCTACTGA
- the LOC101268652 gene encoding uncharacterized protein C683.02c, with the protein MVSKRQRIARKRYKEANPELFPKPEPTPPKDPNKKKKKKSTFKKKKGESKDPNKKRSFTKHPFRVAGMKPGESCFICKEHDHIARDCPRKAEWEKNKICLLCRRRGHSLKNCPNKNDEVVDKKLCYNCGETSHSLANCPYPLQDGGTKFASCFICKEQGHLSKDCPKNTHGIYPKGGCCKICGGVTHLARDCPNKSGKASDAAIGRFKISQFEDRPRGQVTKLSSGDDLEDDFNFKADDVNEDDDAKLKKKKEPKVVNFVG; encoded by the exons ATGGTGAGCAAAAGGCAGAGAATAGCTCGAAAACGATACAAGGAAGCTAATCCTGAACTATTCCCTAAGCCAGAACCAACTCCGCCCAAAGACCcgaacaagaaaaagaagaagaagagcactttcaagaagaaaaaaggagaaTCCAAAGATCCTAATAAGAAACGTTCATTTACTAAGCATCCTTTTAGAGTCGCTGGAATGAAGCCTGGTGAAAGCTGTTTTATATGTAAAGAACATGACCATATTGCCAGGGATTGCCCTAGAAAAGCTGAATGGGAAAAGAATaag ATATGTTTGCTTTGTCGCCGACGTGGTCACAGCCTGAAGAATTGCCCCAACAAGAATGATGAAGTAGTGGATAAGAAGTTATGTTACAATTGTGGGGAAACAAGCCATTCTTTGGCTAACTGCCCCTATCCGCTTCAAGATG GTGGAACAAAGTTTGCCAGTTGCTTTATTTGTAAAGAACAAGGTCACTTGAGTAAGGACTGCCCTAAAAATACTCATGGCATATACCCAAAG GGTGGTTGTTGCAAAATTTGTGGTGGCGTTACACATTTGGCAAGAGACTGTCCTAATAAATCTGGCAAAGCTTCTGATGCGGCCATTGGTAGATTTAAAATTT CTCAATTTGAAGACCGGCCAAGGGGACAAGTTACCAAACTCAGCAGTGGGGATGATCTTGAGGATGACTTCAACTTCAAGGCAGATGATGTTAATGAAGACGATGATgctaaattaaagaagaaaaaagaacctAAAGTTGTTAACTTTGTAGGATGA